In Melopsittacus undulatus isolate bMelUnd1 chromosome 6, bMelUnd1.mat.Z, whole genome shotgun sequence, the following proteins share a genomic window:
- the LOC115946848 gene encoding flocculation protein FLO11-like isoform X1: protein MEGTRRALLRLAAACCLLCALPGECQKTAEMTPAFLSTEPTSHQPREASAFSAVTGAIPKTSLERNLTAATLNATGAHATEMEDASIPTTPMVGTKEETLQASTTASTEDVTVAQHEHHNMILSVNSSTEILSPVPTASTLEESQPHHDVPEPFNTTEEMEEASSATPTPPLSSVTAASNSSQPFGGQTMGPTAATSETRPGTSPVGATEESATEESTTEPRTSSAPISSTGSMSSATASSTATVRPLVTSSSYASTAAIPTSTPTLEQALEPMHEKASVLDVGDDENPELPSSPLADTTKADPLVITVISVFIVMVGILGLVGFLRYRQHNSRMEFRRLQDLPMDDMMEDTPLSLYSY from the exons ATGGAGGGGACGCGGCGCGCCCTGCTCCGCCTCGCCGCGgcttgctgcctgctctgcGCCCTGCCAG GAGAGTGTCAGAAGACAGCAGAGATGACACCAGCTTTTCTTAGCACAGAGCCAACCTCGCATCAGCCAAGGGAAGCCTCTGCCTTCAGTGCAGTGACTGGTGCCATTCCCAAGACAAGCCTGGAGAGAAACTTGACTGCTGCCACACTCAATGCCACTGGAGCCCATGCTACAGAGATGGAGGATGCCTCCATCCCTACCACCCCCATGGTGGGCACCAAGGAAGAGACACTGCAGGCTTCCACCACTGCCAGCACCGAGGATGTCACCGTTGCACAGCATGAGCACCACAACATGATCTTGTCAGtcaacagcagcactgaaatccTCTCCCCTGTCCCAACTGCCAGCACTCTGGAAGAAAGCCAGCCCCACCACGATGTCCCTGAGCCTTTCAACACAACTGAAGAAATGGAGGAGGCCAGTAGTGCAACCCCCACGCCTCCCCTGAGCAGTGTGACAG CAGCAAGTAACAGCTCTCAACCTTTTGGTGGGCAGACCATGGGACCCACAGCAGCAACGTCTGAAACCAGGCCAGGAACAAGCCCTGTGGGTGCCACAGAGGAGAGCGCCACAGAGGAGAGCACCACAGAGCCCAGAACCTCCTCTGCTCCCATCTCAAGCACAGGGAGCATGTCCTCTGCTACTGCCTCCAGCACTGCAACAGTGAGACCCCTTGTGACCAGCTCCTCATATGCTAGCACAGCTGCCATCCCCACCAGCACACCTACACTGGAGCAGGCATTAGAGCCCATGCATGAGAAAGCTTCTGTATTGGATGTTGGTGATGACGAAAATCCAG AGCTACCCAGTTCCCCTTTGGCTGATACAACGAAGGCTGATCCCTTGGTGATCACTGTGATCTCTGTCTTCATTGTCATGGTGGGCATCCTAGGCCTAGTGGGCTTCCTGAGATACCGCCAGCACAACAGCCGCATGGAGTTCCGGCGCCTGCAGGACCTGCCCATG GATGACATGATGGAGGACACCCCTCTCTCACTCTACAGCTACTAG
- the LOC115946848 gene encoding flocculation protein FLO11-like isoform X2 has product MEGTRRALLRLAAACCLLCALPGECQKTAEMTPAFLSTEPTSHQPREASAFSAVTGAIPKTSLERNLTAATLNATGAHATEMEDASIPTTPMVGTKEETLQASTTASTEDVTVAQHEHHNMILSVNSSTEILSPVPTASTLEESQPHHDVPEPFNTTEEMEEASSATPTPPLSSVTASNSSQPFGGQTMGPTAATSETRPGTSPVGATEESATEESTTEPRTSSAPISSTGSMSSATASSTATVRPLVTSSSYASTAAIPTSTPTLEQALEPMHEKASVLDVGDDENPELPSSPLADTTKADPLVITVISVFIVMVGILGLVGFLRYRQHNSRMEFRRLQDLPMDDMMEDTPLSLYSY; this is encoded by the exons ATGGAGGGGACGCGGCGCGCCCTGCTCCGCCTCGCCGCGgcttgctgcctgctctgcGCCCTGCCAG GAGAGTGTCAGAAGACAGCAGAGATGACACCAGCTTTTCTTAGCACAGAGCCAACCTCGCATCAGCCAAGGGAAGCCTCTGCCTTCAGTGCAGTGACTGGTGCCATTCCCAAGACAAGCCTGGAGAGAAACTTGACTGCTGCCACACTCAATGCCACTGGAGCCCATGCTACAGAGATGGAGGATGCCTCCATCCCTACCACCCCCATGGTGGGCACCAAGGAAGAGACACTGCAGGCTTCCACCACTGCCAGCACCGAGGATGTCACCGTTGCACAGCATGAGCACCACAACATGATCTTGTCAGtcaacagcagcactgaaatccTCTCCCCTGTCCCAACTGCCAGCACTCTGGAAGAAAGCCAGCCCCACCACGATGTCCCTGAGCCTTTCAACACAACTGAAGAAATGGAGGAGGCCAGTAGTGCAACCCCCACGCCTCCCCTGAGCAGTGTGACAG CAAGTAACAGCTCTCAACCTTTTGGTGGGCAGACCATGGGACCCACAGCAGCAACGTCTGAAACCAGGCCAGGAACAAGCCCTGTGGGTGCCACAGAGGAGAGCGCCACAGAGGAGAGCACCACAGAGCCCAGAACCTCCTCTGCTCCCATCTCAAGCACAGGGAGCATGTCCTCTGCTACTGCCTCCAGCACTGCAACAGTGAGACCCCTTGTGACCAGCTCCTCATATGCTAGCACAGCTGCCATCCCCACCAGCACACCTACACTGGAGCAGGCATTAGAGCCCATGCATGAGAAAGCTTCTGTATTGGATGTTGGTGATGACGAAAATCCAG AGCTACCCAGTTCCCCTTTGGCTGATACAACGAAGGCTGATCCCTTGGTGATCACTGTGATCTCTGTCTTCATTGTCATGGTGGGCATCCTAGGCCTAGTGGGCTTCCTGAGATACCGCCAGCACAACAGCCGCATGGAGTTCCGGCGCCTGCAGGACCTGCCCATG GATGACATGATGGAGGACACCCCTCTCTCACTCTACAGCTACTAG
- the LOC115946848 gene encoding flocculation protein FLO11-like isoform X3 → MEGTRRALLRLAAACCLLCALPGECQKTAEMTPAFLSTEPTSHQPREASAFSAVTGAIPKTSLERNLTAATLNATGAHATEMEDASIPTTPMVGTKEETLQASTTASTEDVTVAQHEHHNMILSVNSSTEILSPVPTASTLEESQPHHDVPEPFNTTEEMEEASSATPTPPLSSVTAASNSSQPFGGQTMGPTAATSETRPGTSPVGATEESATEESTTEPRTSSAPISSTGSMSSATASSTATVRPLVTSSSYASTAAIPTSTPTLEQALEPMHEKASVLDVGDDENPELPSSPLADTTKADPLVITVISVFIVMVGILGLVGFLRYRQHNSRMEFRRLQDLPMVPLLQSRV, encoded by the exons ATGGAGGGGACGCGGCGCGCCCTGCTCCGCCTCGCCGCGgcttgctgcctgctctgcGCCCTGCCAG GAGAGTGTCAGAAGACAGCAGAGATGACACCAGCTTTTCTTAGCACAGAGCCAACCTCGCATCAGCCAAGGGAAGCCTCTGCCTTCAGTGCAGTGACTGGTGCCATTCCCAAGACAAGCCTGGAGAGAAACTTGACTGCTGCCACACTCAATGCCACTGGAGCCCATGCTACAGAGATGGAGGATGCCTCCATCCCTACCACCCCCATGGTGGGCACCAAGGAAGAGACACTGCAGGCTTCCACCACTGCCAGCACCGAGGATGTCACCGTTGCACAGCATGAGCACCACAACATGATCTTGTCAGtcaacagcagcactgaaatccTCTCCCCTGTCCCAACTGCCAGCACTCTGGAAGAAAGCCAGCCCCACCACGATGTCCCTGAGCCTTTCAACACAACTGAAGAAATGGAGGAGGCCAGTAGTGCAACCCCCACGCCTCCCCTGAGCAGTGTGACAG CAGCAAGTAACAGCTCTCAACCTTTTGGTGGGCAGACCATGGGACCCACAGCAGCAACGTCTGAAACCAGGCCAGGAACAAGCCCTGTGGGTGCCACAGAGGAGAGCGCCACAGAGGAGAGCACCACAGAGCCCAGAACCTCCTCTGCTCCCATCTCAAGCACAGGGAGCATGTCCTCTGCTACTGCCTCCAGCACTGCAACAGTGAGACCCCTTGTGACCAGCTCCTCATATGCTAGCACAGCTGCCATCCCCACCAGCACACCTACACTGGAGCAGGCATTAGAGCCCATGCATGAGAAAGCTTCTGTATTGGATGTTGGTGATGACGAAAATCCAG AGCTACCCAGTTCCCCTTTGGCTGATACAACGAAGGCTGATCCCTTGGTGATCACTGTGATCTCTGTCTTCATTGTCATGGTGGGCATCCTAGGCCTAGTGGGCTTCCTGAGATACCGCCAGCACAACAGCCGCATGGAGTTCCGGCGCCTGCAGGACCTGCCCATG GTCCCTCTCCTTCAATCCAGGGTTTGA